In Deinococcus maricopensis DSM 21211, one genomic interval encodes:
- a CDS encoding GGDEF domain-containing protein, translating to MPPLPLLDRPAFETALDTATPATLAVMDLDHFKILNDTLGHAEGDRVLRTIERLLTGSLPHGSTVARLGGDEYAALFPDTAPETALILMDEVIRHFHANRDPNWPSTLSLSVGLAARPAHASSPQDLLRAADAALYRAKVEGRNRVAIYVESKMVLKSNYYPRPQLDRLAKLAAALGRTEASLLREALDDLIDRHREAL from the coding sequence ATGCCGCCCTTACCCCTGCTGGACCGTCCTGCCTTTGAAACCGCCCTCGACACCGCCACCCCCGCCACCCTCGCCGTCATGGACCTCGACCACTTCAAGATCCTCAACGACACCCTCGGCCACGCCGAAGGCGACCGGGTCCTGCGCACCATCGAACGCCTGCTGACCGGCAGCCTCCCCCACGGCAGCACCGTCGCCCGACTCGGGGGCGACGAATACGCCGCGCTCTTCCCCGACACCGCCCCCGAAACGGCCCTGATCCTGATGGACGAGGTCATCCGGCACTTCCACGCCAACCGCGACCCGAACTGGCCCAGCACGCTCAGCCTGTCCGTCGGCCTCGCCGCCCGCCCCGCCCACGCCAGCAGCCCCCAGGACCTCCTGCGCGCCGCCGACGCCGCCCTGTACCGCGCCAAGGTCGAAGGCCGCAACCGCGTGGCCATCTACGTCGAAAGCAAGATGGTCCTCAAAAGCAACTACTACCCGCGCCCGCAACTCGACCGCCTCGCCAAACTCGCCGCCGCCCTCGGCCGCACCGAAGCGAGCCTGCTGCGCGAAGCGCTCGACGACCTCATCGACCGCCACCGCGAAGCCCTATGA
- the groES gene encoding co-chaperone GroES — MLKPLGDRVLVEIVEEAEQKTAGGLYVPDTAKEKSQRGKVVAVGNGKILDNGTRVSLDVNVGDTVYFAKYGGTEVSLEGKNYSILSERDILAIVE, encoded by the coding sequence ATGCTGAAACCGTTAGGCGACCGAGTTCTGGTGGAGATCGTCGAAGAAGCCGAGCAGAAGACCGCCGGGGGCCTCTACGTTCCCGACACCGCCAAAGAAAAAAGCCAGCGCGGCAAAGTTGTCGCCGTCGGCAACGGCAAAATCCTCGACAACGGCACCCGCGTCTCCCTCGACGTGAACGTCGGCGACACCGTCTACTTCGCGAAGTACGGCGGCACCGAAGTCAGCCTCGAAGGCAAGAACTACAGCATCCTCAGCGAACGCGACATCCTCGCGATCGTCGAGTAA
- a CDS encoding TIGR02452 family protein has product MNRSQRAHTAQETLHILDTGTFTLGERTVDVRAELVAARAGTVLYRPQDEAVLATALRDAPRGRTLVEVTNETTLAGVRALAVGADGEVGALNFASAKNPGGGFIGGSQAQEESLARATGLYHALTGPVAEAYYTANRACGTALYTDHVLYSPGVPVFRDDADALRADVVRAAFVTAPAPNAGAVARNEPERAGEVTAVLRARAARVLGAFARHGHRRIVLGAWGCGVFRNDPRVVAGVFRALLDNEARGVFEQVRFAVLDAAPGAPTWRSFQEVLDG; this is encoded by the coding sequence ATGAACCGTTCGCAGCGCGCCCATACCGCCCAGGAAACCCTGCACATTCTGGACACCGGCACGTTCACGCTGGGCGAGCGTACGGTGGATGTACGCGCCGAGCTCGTGGCGGCACGCGCCGGGACGGTCCTGTACCGTCCGCAGGACGAGGCGGTCCTGGCAACCGCGCTGCGGGACGCGCCGCGTGGGCGCACCCTCGTGGAGGTCACGAACGAGACGACGCTGGCGGGCGTCCGCGCGCTGGCGGTGGGTGCGGACGGGGAAGTTGGCGCGCTGAATTTCGCGTCCGCGAAGAACCCCGGCGGGGGCTTCATAGGCGGCAGTCAGGCGCAGGAGGAAAGCCTGGCGCGCGCTACGGGTCTGTATCACGCGCTGACAGGGCCGGTCGCGGAGGCGTACTACACCGCGAACCGAGCGTGCGGGACGGCGTTGTATACGGACCATGTGCTGTACAGCCCGGGCGTGCCGGTGTTCCGGGATGACGCGGACGCCCTGCGCGCGGACGTGGTGCGCGCGGCGTTCGTGACGGCGCCCGCCCCGAACGCCGGTGCCGTGGCGCGCAACGAACCGGAACGCGCTGGGGAGGTCACGGCGGTGCTGCGCGCGCGGGCCGCGCGGGTGCTGGGGGCGTTCGCGCGCCACGGGCACCGCCGCATTGTGCTGGGCGCGTGGGGCTGCGGGGTGTTCCGGAATGACCCGCGCGTGGTCGCCGGGGTATTCCGGGCGTTGCTGGACAACGAGGCGCGCGGCGTGTTCGAGCAGGTGCGTTTCGCGGTGCTGGACGCCGCGCCGGGCGCGCCGACGTGGCGGTCGTTCCAGGAGGTGCTGGACGGCTGA
- a CDS encoding GNAT family N-acetyltransferase produces MQHDVTLTDGEVTLRPLVEADIPALLALAARTPDEWRHMGSAPTTEAYHRAALDAPDTFPFVVTLDGEVVGATRLAGWTAQHRGVEIGWSWLTPAQMGRGVNRRAKRLLLAYAFEGLGAARVQIKTDVRNARSQRAIEKLGAVREGVLRNHMVRADGSLRDTVMYSVTVEEWPAVRARLA; encoded by the coding sequence ATGCAGCACGACGTGACCCTGACGGACGGCGAAGTCACCTTGCGGCCCCTAGTGGAGGCGGACATTCCGGCGTTGCTCGCGCTGGCGGCGCGCACGCCGGACGAGTGGCGGCATATGGGCAGCGCGCCCACCACCGAGGCGTACCACCGCGCAGCGTTGGACGCGCCGGACACCTTTCCGTTCGTGGTGACGCTGGACGGTGAGGTGGTGGGCGCGACGCGGCTTGCCGGGTGGACCGCGCAGCACCGGGGCGTGGAGATCGGGTGGTCGTGGCTAACGCCCGCGCAGATGGGCCGCGGCGTGAACCGCCGCGCGAAGCGGCTGCTGCTGGCGTACGCGTTCGAGGGGCTGGGGGCGGCGCGCGTGCAGATCAAGACGGACGTGCGGAACGCGCGTTCGCAGCGCGCCATTGAGAAGCTGGGGGCGGTGCGGGAGGGGGTGCTGCGTAACCACATGGTCCGCGCGGACGGGTCGTTGCGGGACACGGTGATGTACTCGGTGACGGTCGAGGAGTGGCCGGCAGTACGCGCGCGCCTCGCGTAA